A window of the Pseudoliparis swirei isolate HS2019 ecotype Mariana Trench chromosome 13, NWPU_hadal_v1, whole genome shotgun sequence genome harbors these coding sequences:
- the myoz1b gene encoding myozenin-1b isoform X2 yields the protein MPLTAPAPSNKRKKAIKIITDLSSVSQNDDECDPEASELDLGTKIKMPKDTMLEELSLNKNRGSKMFKMRQQRVEKFIVTAQNKNLEKLLMFPPPVAPKPEKAKDEVMEHAMDEEAENEKRRKEYAPTYISPWERAMKGNEELTSTMKAYMPGPIQMHREMPLYKSFNRTALPFGGYDKVPKKLTFEFQELNGGSEEPEPWPSMQANIGSRPSFNRTPIGWVCSEDNPNIHMDLDSVPFDGETDDL from the exons ATGCCTCTCACCGCTCCTGCACCTTCTAACAAGAGGAAGAAGGCCATCAAGATCATCACTGACCTGTCTAGCGTCAGCCAgaatg ATGATGAGTGCGACCCCGAGGCCTCCGAGCTGGACCTGGGCACCAAGATCAAAATGCCAAAGGACACCATGCTGGAGGAGCTCTCCCTGAACAAGAACAGGGGCTCCAAGATGTTCAAAATGAGGCAGCAGAGAGTGGAGAAGTTCATTGTGACCGCCCAGAACaag AACCTCGAGAAGCTGCTCATGTTCCCTCCCCCTGTTGCCCCAAAGCCCGAGAAGGCCAAGGACGAAG tgATGGAGCACGCGATGGACGAGGAGGCGGAGaacgagaagaggaggaaggagtatGCACCCACCTACATTTCCCCATGGGAACGGGCCATGAAGGGCAACGAGGAGCTGACATCCACCATGAAGGCCTACATGCCGGGACCCATCCAGATGCACAGAGAAATGCCTCTGTACAAGAGCTTCAACAG gACGGCGCTGCCATTCGGCGGCTACGACAAGGTGCCCAAGAAGTTGACCTTCGAGTTCCAAGAGCTCAACGGTGGCTCTGAGGAGCCGGAGCCCTGGCCCAGCATGCAGGCCAACATCGGCTCACGGCCCTCATTCAACCGCACGCCCATCGGCTGGGTCTGCAGTGAGGACAACCCGAACATCCACATGGACCTGGACAGCGTCCCCTTCGACGGAGAGACGGACgacctgtga
- the myoz1b gene encoding myozenin-1b isoform X1: protein MPLTAPAPSNKRKKAIKIITDLSSVSQNDDECDPEASELDLGTKIKMPKDTMLEELSLNKNRGSKMFKMRQQRVEKFIVTAQNKQNLEKLLMFPPPVAPKPEKAKDEVMEHAMDEEAENEKRRKEYAPTYISPWERAMKGNEELTSTMKAYMPGPIQMHREMPLYKSFNRTALPFGGYDKVPKKLTFEFQELNGGSEEPEPWPSMQANIGSRPSFNRTPIGWVCSEDNPNIHMDLDSVPFDGETDDL from the exons ATGCCTCTCACCGCTCCTGCACCTTCTAACAAGAGGAAGAAGGCCATCAAGATCATCACTGACCTGTCTAGCGTCAGCCAgaatg ATGATGAGTGCGACCCCGAGGCCTCCGAGCTGGACCTGGGCACCAAGATCAAAATGCCAAAGGACACCATGCTGGAGGAGCTCTCCCTGAACAAGAACAGGGGCTCCAAGATGTTCAAAATGAGGCAGCAGAGAGTGGAGAAGTTCATTGTGACCGCCCAGAACaag CAGAACCTCGAGAAGCTGCTCATGTTCCCTCCCCCTGTTGCCCCAAAGCCCGAGAAGGCCAAGGACGAAG tgATGGAGCACGCGATGGACGAGGAGGCGGAGaacgagaagaggaggaaggagtatGCACCCACCTACATTTCCCCATGGGAACGGGCCATGAAGGGCAACGAGGAGCTGACATCCACCATGAAGGCCTACATGCCGGGACCCATCCAGATGCACAGAGAAATGCCTCTGTACAAGAGCTTCAACAG gACGGCGCTGCCATTCGGCGGCTACGACAAGGTGCCCAAGAAGTTGACCTTCGAGTTCCAAGAGCTCAACGGTGGCTCTGAGGAGCCGGAGCCCTGGCCCAGCATGCAGGCCAACATCGGCTCACGGCCCTCATTCAACCGCACGCCCATCGGCTGGGTCTGCAGTGAGGACAACCCGAACATCCACATGGACCTGGACAGCGTCCCCTTCGACGGAGAGACGGACgacctgtga